A part of Ziziphus jujuba cultivar Dongzao chromosome 8, ASM3175591v1 genomic DNA contains:
- the LOC125421315 gene encoding ankyrin repeat-containing protein NPR4-like, translating to MAVKFLLDQAMAFRDLIDLQDNKGNTALHVAATVGDFHILRILTNDSRIDKGATNKDKKTFVDIILSSKELQDTEICNGCGPVEDHGGFGDRIVLPPVDTRKTNKAESKENKKDEIQIEEDETGCKQQINEAESKEKKEVEIKVEENEEAGRNQPEKMVMVSSDKKELSKNEGGFENMMNDFTNLNILVATIIATATFAAAFTMPGGYNNQGLPVLHRSKEFKRFLFYDQLALSLSTASLLLHFFLTLLGKIFTATLFPVALTGYLTGFALFTMVFAFDQGIKTVIPRTENHEYLKDVDMITTLIMFIGFYVFVFSSSLLLGNLYATARRFAPPKSVRSRFGLWS from the exons ATGGCGGTGAAATTTCTCCTAGATCAGGCCATGGCATTTCGGGATCTTATAGATCTCCAAGATAACAAAGGAAATACAGCTTTGCATGTAGCCGCTACTGTAGGAGATTTCCATATTTTAAGAATTCTTACAAATGACTCAAGAAttgacaaaggagctacaaacaAGGACAAAAAGACATTTGTTGACATAATCCTATCAAGCAAGGAACTACAGGATACTGAAATT TGTAATGGATGTGGTCCAGTTGAAGATCATGGTGGGTTTGGAGATAGAATTGTTTTACCACCAGTGGATACAAGAAAAACGAATAAAGCAGAGagtaaggaaaataaaaaagatgaaataCAAATTGAAGAAGACGAAACCGGCTGTAAACAGCAAATTAATGAAGCAGAGagtaaggaaaagaaagaagttgAAATAAAAGTTGAAGAAAACGAAGAAGCCGGCCGGAACCAACCTGAAAAGATGGTAATGGTGTCATCAGACAAGAAGGAGCTGTCTAAAAATGAAGGAGGATTTGAAAATATGATGAACGATTTCACCAACCTCAATATACTGGTAGCAACAATCATTGCCACCGCCACTTTTGCGGCCGCTTTTACAATGCCCGGTGGTTACAACAACCAAGGGCTACCAGTTCTCCACAGAAGTAAAGAATTCAAACGGTTTCTGTTTTATGATCAACTGGCTCTTTCTCTATCTACTGCGTCCTTGTTGCTCCACTTTTTTCTCACGCTATTAGGAAAAATATTCACAGCCACTTTATTCCCAGTTGCTTTGACAGGATATCTTACAGGATTCGCACTTTTCACCATGGTTTTTGCTTTTGACCAAGGCATAAAGACAGTCATCCCTAGAACAGAGAACCACGAGTACCTCAAGGATGTAGATATGATTACGACTCTCATCATGTTTATTGGCTTCTAcgtctttgttttttcttcttctctattACTGGGCAACTTATACGCAACAGCTAGAAGATTTGCGCCTCCCAAGAGCGTCAGAAGTCGTTTTGGACTCTGGAGTTGa